A single region of the Pseudorhodoplanes sp. genome encodes:
- a CDS encoding TRAP transporter substrate-binding protein, with the protein MNWFRSAAAGAAVLMSVGAVQAQQFDAVRWPVPMAFGSNLVALGDAMPWVAQQLDKVSGGRVKLRIFEPGKLVPALAVFDSVSEGKAEAGYTWMGYEVGKVPAAALFGAVPFGMESPEFMAWMYFGGGNELLRDLFKPHNVYPIFCGTIGPEGAGWFRKEINSADDIKGLKFRAAGYGGDIYKEVGASVTLLPGGELFQALEKGVLDGTEFSLPTVDEQLGFFKVAKYYYMPGWHQPSTNQYLYVNLAAWNKISPATQALIETTCTAAVTIALAKSEALQGKTLAKFEKEGVQVKQVNANLLKAFQAATKKVMAEKSAANAEFKKVYDSQQAFMAQNQKWKEYGYLPRDFK; encoded by the coding sequence ATGAATTGGTTCAGGTCTGCCGCAGCCGGTGCTGCGGTTCTCATGTCGGTCGGTGCCGTACAGGCCCAGCAATTCGATGCCGTGCGCTGGCCGGTGCCGATGGCGTTCGGCTCGAACCTGGTCGCGCTTGGCGACGCCATGCCGTGGGTGGCGCAGCAGCTCGACAAGGTGTCGGGCGGCCGCGTCAAGCTCCGGATCTTCGAGCCCGGCAAGCTGGTACCGGCGCTCGCCGTGTTCGACTCGGTTTCCGAAGGAAAGGCCGAGGCCGGCTATACCTGGATGGGCTACGAAGTGGGCAAGGTACCGGCAGCGGCGTTGTTCGGCGCCGTTCCCTTCGGAATGGAATCGCCCGAATTCATGGCCTGGATGTATTTTGGCGGCGGCAATGAGCTGCTGCGCGACCTGTTCAAGCCGCACAACGTCTATCCGATCTTCTGCGGAACGATCGGACCGGAAGGCGCGGGCTGGTTCCGAAAGGAGATCAATTCCGCCGACGACATCAAGGGCCTGAAATTCCGCGCGGCCGGTTATGGCGGCGACATCTACAAGGAAGTCGGTGCCTCGGTGACGCTGCTCCCGGGCGGCGAACTGTTCCAGGCGCTTGAAAAGGGCGTTCTCGACGGCACGGAATTCTCGCTGCCGACCGTCGACGAGCAACTCGGTTTCTTCAAAGTCGCGAAATACTACTACATGCCGGGCTGGCATCAGCCGTCGACCAACCAGTACCTGTATGTGAATCTGGCGGCGTGGAACAAGATCTCGCCGGCGACCCAGGCGCTGATCGAGACCACCTGCACGGCGGCGGTGACCATCGCGCTCGCCAAGTCGGAAGCCCTGCAAGGCAAGACGCTGGCGAAATTCGAGAAGGAAGGCGTGCAGGTGAAGCAGGTCAATGCCAATCTGCTCAAGGCTTTCCAGGCCGCAACCAAGAAGGTGATGGCTGAGAAGTCCGCCGCCAATGCCGAGTTCAAGAAGGTTTATGACAGCCAGCAGGCCTTCATGGCGCAGAACCAGAAGTGGAAGGAATACGGCTACCTTCCGCGCGACTTCAAGTAA
- a CDS encoding glutathione S-transferase N-terminal domain-containing protein yields MRDLSAFPITKRWPPKHPDRLQLYSLPTPNGVKVSIMLEETGLPYEAHRVDFGKNEQQTPEFLSLNPNGKIPAILDPDGPGGKPLGLFESGAILGYLAGKTDKFIPLDPARMIETIQWLHFQMGNIGPMFGQVGFFNKFAGKDYEDKRPLQRYVNESKRLLSVLEARLKNRQWIMGEDYTIADISMLGWVRNLIGFYEARDLVEFDSLKHVPAWLERGLARPAVQRGLQIPKRP; encoded by the coding sequence ATGCGCGACCTCTCGGCCTTTCCCATTACCAAACGCTGGCCGCCGAAACACCCCGACCGTCTGCAGCTTTACTCGCTGCCGACGCCGAACGGCGTGAAGGTCTCGATCATGCTCGAGGAAACCGGGCTGCCCTATGAGGCGCACCGCGTCGACTTCGGCAAGAACGAGCAGCAGACACCTGAATTTCTCTCGCTCAATCCGAACGGAAAGATTCCGGCGATCCTCGATCCCGACGGTCCGGGCGGAAAGCCGCTCGGCCTGTTCGAATCCGGCGCGATCCTCGGCTATCTCGCCGGCAAGACTGACAAGTTCATCCCGCTCGATCCCGCTCGCATGATCGAGACCATCCAGTGGCTGCATTTCCAGATGGGCAACATCGGGCCGATGTTCGGTCAGGTCGGATTCTTCAACAAGTTTGCAGGCAAGGACTACGAGGACAAGCGCCCGCTGCAGCGTTACGTGAACGAATCAAAACGCCTGCTCAGCGTGCTCGAAGCGCGCCTGAAGAACCGGCAGTGGATCATGGGCGAGGATTACACCATCGCCGACATTTCCATGCTCGGCTGGGTGCGCAACCTGATCGGCTTCTACGAGGCGCGCGATCTGGTCGAATTCGACAGCCTGAAGCACGTGCCGGCCTGGCTGGAACGCGGCCTGGCGCGGCCGGCAGTGCAGCGCGGCTTGCAGATTCCAAAGCGGCCCTAA
- the polA gene encoding DNA polymerase I, whose protein sequence is MPTAKSAAKSKSAKPAASKPAESKPAAKAAPAAGLKKGNHVFLVDGSSYIFRAYHALPPLTRKSDGLQVNAVLGFCNMLWKLLCDMKPEEKPTHLAVVFDKSEKTFRTDFYPQYKAHRPDAPADLIPQFGLIREAVKAFDLPSLEQSGYEADDLIATYARIACEAGATMTIVASDKDLMQLVNDCVLMYDTMKDKKIGRAEVIEKFGVPPEKVIEVQSLIGDSTDNVPGVPGIGVKTAAQLIGEYGDLETLLNRAGEIKQEKRRQALIDNAEQARLSKRLVTLDQHVALEVPVEDLAVHQPDYKKLIAFLKAMEFNTLTRRVAEASGIDASQVAADARLSAGGQAAAVETESIGAVAAPPGPAEAPATGRLPLFGGGMRVERPRAEAATTFTPVSLAAARAAKIRALTFERKQYETVRDLARLKAWIERALDGGVVAITTKTDTVDPMQATLCGFSLAVAPNEACYVPLTHRKRGGEGLFDDGLAEHQIPEADALTALKPLLEHPGVLKIGHNMKFAWQILSMRDVTTRPCDDVMLMSYVLDAGKHGHDIDELSDIWLGHKPVALSDIVGSGKSQISFHQAEIDGAAGYAAEEADVTLRLWQVLKPRLVAEGMTNVYETLERPMVPVLARMERRGISVDRQELVRLSGDFAKESARLEKQIHDLAGEPINPGSPKQLGDVLFGKLGLPGGSKTKTGAWSTSASVLEELAEAGHELPQKILDWRQVSKLRSTYTDALPNFIDPRTQRVHTSYALAATTTGRLSSSEPNLQNIPVRNEQGRKIRRAFVAAPGNKLVSADYSQIELRLLAEVANVPALRQAFQDGIDIHALTASEMFGVPVKDMPGEIRRRAKAINFGIIYGISAFGLANQLGIAREEAGAYIKKYFERFPGIRDYMDATREFCRAHGYVETVFGRKCHYPDIKASNPSLRAFNERAAINARLQGSAADIIRRAMIRMDDALAKAKLSAQMLLQVHDELIFEVPENEVAKTLPVVKKVMEDAPHPAVQLHVPLQVDARAADNWDEAH, encoded by the coding sequence ATGCCGACAGCCAAATCCGCCGCAAAATCCAAATCCGCCAAGCCTGCCGCGAGCAAGCCCGCCGAAAGCAAACCGGCCGCAAAGGCCGCGCCGGCCGCGGGCCTGAAGAAGGGCAATCACGTCTTTCTGGTCGACGGCTCGTCCTACATCTTCCGCGCCTATCACGCGCTGCCGCCGCTGACCCGCAAGTCGGACGGGCTGCAGGTCAATGCCGTCCTCGGCTTCTGCAACATGTTGTGGAAGCTGCTTTGCGACATGAAGCCGGAGGAGAAGCCGACGCATCTCGCGGTCGTTTTCGACAAATCCGAAAAGACCTTCCGCACAGATTTCTATCCGCAATACAAGGCGCATCGCCCGGATGCGCCCGCCGATCTCATTCCGCAATTCGGCCTGATCCGGGAAGCGGTGAAGGCCTTCGACCTGCCCTCGCTGGAACAGTCCGGCTACGAAGCCGACGATCTGATCGCGACCTATGCCCGCATCGCCTGCGAAGCCGGCGCGACCATGACCATCGTGGCGTCCGACAAGGACCTGATGCAGCTCGTGAATGACTGCGTCCTCATGTACGACACCATGAAGGACAAGAAGATCGGCCGCGCCGAGGTGATCGAGAAATTCGGCGTGCCGCCGGAGAAGGTGATCGAGGTGCAGTCGCTGATCGGCGATTCCACCGACAATGTGCCGGGTGTGCCCGGCATCGGCGTGAAAACCGCCGCCCAGCTCATTGGCGAATACGGCGATCTGGAAACGCTGCTCAATCGCGCGGGCGAGATCAAGCAGGAGAAGCGCCGGCAGGCCCTGATCGACAATGCTGAACAGGCGCGCCTGTCGAAACGTCTGGTGACGCTCGACCAGCATGTGGCGCTGGAGGTGCCGGTCGAAGACCTCGCCGTGCATCAGCCGGACTACAAAAAGCTGATCGCATTCCTGAAAGCGATGGAATTCAACACGCTGACGCGCCGCGTGGCGGAGGCGTCCGGCATTGACGCCTCGCAGGTCGCGGCCGACGCAAGACTGAGCGCCGGCGGCCAGGCCGCGGCGGTCGAGACAGAAAGCATCGGCGCTGTCGCGGCCCCGCCCGGCCCGGCGGAAGCACCGGCCACCGGCCGCCTCCCGCTCTTTGGCGGCGGGATGCGCGTTGAGCGTCCGCGGGCCGAAGCGGCAACGACATTCACACCCGTTTCGCTTGCGGCGGCGCGCGCGGCGAAGATTCGCGCATTGACTTTCGAGCGCAAGCAATACGAGACGGTGCGCGACCTCGCCCGCCTCAAGGCCTGGATCGAGCGCGCGCTGGACGGCGGCGTAGTGGCGATCACCACCAAGACCGACACCGTCGATCCGATGCAGGCGACGCTGTGCGGCTTCTCGCTCGCCGTCGCGCCCAATGAAGCCTGCTATGTGCCGCTCACTCATCGCAAGCGCGGCGGCGAAGGCCTGTTCGACGACGGTCTTGCCGAGCACCAGATACCCGAAGCGGATGCGCTGACGGCGCTCAAGCCGCTGCTGGAGCACCCGGGCGTGCTCAAGATCGGCCACAACATGAAATTTGCGTGGCAGATCCTGTCGATGCGCGACGTCACGACGAGGCCGTGCGATGACGTCATGCTGATGTCGTATGTGCTCGACGCCGGCAAGCACGGACACGACATTGATGAATTGTCGGATATCTGGCTGGGGCACAAACCCGTCGCGCTCAGCGACATTGTCGGCTCCGGCAAGTCACAGATTTCCTTCCATCAGGCGGAGATTGACGGCGCCGCCGGCTATGCAGCGGAAGAAGCCGACGTCACGCTGCGGCTCTGGCAGGTGCTGAAGCCGCGGCTGGTGGCCGAAGGCATGACCAATGTCTATGAGACATTGGAGCGCCCGATGGTTCCGGTGCTGGCGCGGATGGAGCGGCGCGGCATCTCGGTCGACCGGCAGGAGCTGGTGCGGCTGTCCGGCGACTTCGCCAAGGAAAGCGCGCGGCTGGAGAAGCAGATTCACGATCTGGCCGGCGAGCCGATCAACCCGGGCAGCCCCAAGCAGCTCGGCGACGTGCTGTTCGGCAAGCTCGGCCTGCCGGGCGGCAGCAAGACCAAGACCGGCGCCTGGTCCACCTCGGCTTCGGTGCTGGAGGAATTGGCCGAAGCGGGTCATGAATTGCCGCAGAAGATTCTCGACTGGCGGCAGGTCTCGAAGCTGCGCTCGACCTATACCGACGCCTTGCCGAACTTCATCGATCCGCGAACGCAGCGCGTGCATACAAGCTACGCGCTGGCGGCGACCACGACCGGCCGCCTCTCCTCATCCGAGCCGAACCTGCAGAACATCCCGGTGCGCAACGAGCAGGGCCGGAAAATCCGCCGCGCCTTCGTCGCCGCGCCCGGCAACAAGCTGGTCTCGGCCGACTATTCGCAGATCGAATTGCGGTTGCTGGCGGAGGTGGCGAACGTGCCGGCGCTGCGGCAGGCGTTCCAGGACGGCATCGATATTCACGCCCTGACCGCGTCGGAGATGTTCGGCGTGCCGGTGAAGGACATGCCGGGCGAAATCCGCCGGAGGGCCAAGGCCATCAACTTCGGCATCATCTACGGCATCTCCGCCTTCGGGCTCGCCAACCAGCTCGGCATCGCGCGCGAGGAAGCCGGCGCCTACATCAAGAAATATTTCGAGCGTTTCCCCGGCATCCGCGACTACATGGACGCGACGCGGGAATTCTGCCGCGCCCATGGCTATGTCGAGACGGTGTTCGGCCGCAAATGTCATTACCCGGACATCAAGGCGAGCAATCCGTCGCTGCGCGCCTTCAACGAACGCGCCGCCATCAATGCGCGCCTGCAGGGCTCGGCCGCCGACATCATTCGCCGCGCCATGATCCGCATGGACGACGCGCTCGCGAAAGCCAAGCTCTCAGCGCAGATGCTGTTGCAGGTGCATGACGAGCTGATTTTCGAAGTGCCGGAAAACGAAGTCGCCAAAACGTTGCCGGTGGTGAAGAAGGTGATGGAAGACGCCCCGCATCCGGCGGTGCAATTGCACGTGCCGCTGCAAGTCGACGCCCGGGCGGCGGATAATTGGGACGAGGCGCATTAG
- a CDS encoding LysE family translocator, whose protein sequence is MPTTTALIGFALVSLGMVLTPGPNMIYLISRSISHGRMAGLVSLGGVALGFVFYMLCAAFGITALVFAVPYAYDALRFAGAVYLLWLAWQAVRPGGRSPFQVHQLPADSPCKLFAMGFLTNLLNPKIAMLYLSLLPQFIDPAEGSVLLQSIALGATQIGVSVTVNAVIAIAAASIATFLAARPLWMLAQRWLMGTMLAGFAVKMAVEARR, encoded by the coding sequence ATGCCTACAACCACCGCCCTCATCGGCTTTGCGCTCGTCTCGCTCGGCATGGTGCTCACGCCGGGACCGAACATGATCTATCTGATCTCGCGCTCGATCTCACATGGCCGCATGGCCGGGCTAGTCTCGCTGGGCGGTGTCGCACTCGGTTTCGTCTTCTACATGCTGTGCGCGGCCTTCGGCATCACCGCGCTCGTGTTCGCCGTCCCCTATGCCTATGACGCGCTGCGGTTCGCTGGCGCCGTCTATCTTCTCTGGCTCGCCTGGCAGGCTGTGCGACCCGGCGGGCGCTCGCCGTTTCAGGTGCATCAATTGCCGGCCGACAGTCCGTGCAAACTGTTCGCGATGGGCTTTCTCACCAATCTTCTGAATCCGAAGATTGCGATGCTGTATCTCTCGTTGCTGCCCCAGTTCATCGATCCGGCAGAGGGCAGCGTGTTGCTGCAGTCGATCGCGCTCGGCGCGACGCAAATCGGCGTCAGTGTGACGGTCAATGCCGTCATCGCCATCGCCGCTGCTTCGATCGCAACCTTCCTCGCCGCACGGCCGCTCTGGATGCTGGCGCAGCGCTGGCTGATGGGCACGATGCTCGCCGGTTTCGCAGTGAAAATGGCGGTCGAGGCGCGCCGCTAG
- a CDS encoding TRAP transporter small permease subunit, translated as MSITHPVPDGSSSAGPSGIPLPETRLSRFLDAVVVWIGETSSWIWTALMLLIVYQVLQRYVFGLGSIKMEEMQWHLYGIGFMLAIPFAEIRERHVRIDVLAEHWPLRRRLWIEAFGLLIFLLPFSIFAIIQSVPYVTHSYAVDEISSAPDGLPYRYVLKAFIVATFVLLAMVAISRLSRVIAALRMQH; from the coding sequence ATGAGCATCACTCATCCCGTGCCGGACGGCTCCTCCTCGGCGGGGCCGTCCGGAATTCCACTGCCGGAAACACGGCTGTCGCGATTTCTCGACGCCGTCGTGGTGTGGATCGGCGAGACGTCGTCCTGGATCTGGACCGCGTTGATGCTGCTAATCGTCTATCAGGTCTTGCAGCGTTATGTCTTCGGACTTGGCTCGATCAAGATGGAAGAGATGCAGTGGCATCTCTACGGCATCGGATTCATGCTGGCGATTCCATTTGCGGAAATTCGCGAACGTCACGTGCGGATCGACGTGCTGGCTGAACATTGGCCGCTGCGGCGGAGGCTGTGGATCGAGGCGTTCGGTCTCCTGATCTTCCTGCTTCCGTTTTCGATTTTCGCGATCATCCAGTCGGTGCCCTATGTCACGCATTCCTATGCCGTGGACGAGATTTCCTCGGCACCGGACGGATTGCCGTATCGCTATGTCCTGAAGGCCTTCATCGTGGCGACATTCGTTCTGCTCGCCATGGTCGCCATTTCGCGGCTGTCGCGCGTCATCGCGGCTCTGAGAATGCAGCACTGA
- a CDS encoding DUF2865 domain-containing protein, which yields MSDNRCPRSRTLRSGLLLLAVLTAGIVVSPPPALAQNFFDLLFGGFRRAVQPPPPQQPVYGDPNNAYPNYDSPDGLRGDGGPSVAFCVRTCDGRHFPIRAANPVEICNSFCPAAPTKVYFGSRIDYAHSSDGRTYRELPTAFAYREKLVEGCSCNGKNPFGLARLDIRDDPTLRPGDIVATNKGLMQATGRGSEFTPISGEMRRRLSEVKVAPSHDSEAGDDIPGYEPMRPLTAQGQAPAPAQAPTPVPPRNLRPQFSR from the coding sequence GTGTCTGACAATCGCTGCCCTCGCTCCCGTACCTTGCGGTCCGGCTTGCTGCTCCTCGCCGTGCTGACGGCTGGCATTGTTGTCAGCCCGCCGCCCGCGTTGGCGCAGAATTTCTTCGATCTCTTGTTCGGCGGCTTCCGCCGCGCGGTGCAGCCTCCGCCGCCGCAGCAACCGGTCTATGGCGATCCCAACAATGCCTATCCGAATTACGACAGTCCGGACGGCTTGCGTGGCGATGGCGGCCCGTCGGTGGCGTTCTGTGTACGCACTTGCGATGGCCGCCACTTCCCGATCCGCGCGGCGAACCCGGTCGAAATCTGCAATTCCTTCTGTCCGGCGGCGCCGACCAAGGTCTACTTCGGCAGCAGGATCGACTACGCGCATTCCAGCGACGGCCGCACCTATCGCGAATTGCCGACAGCCTTCGCCTACCGCGAAAAGCTGGTCGAGGGCTGCAGCTGCAACGGCAAGAATCCGTTCGGCCTGGCGCGGCTCGATATCAGGGACGATCCGACATTGCGACCAGGCGACATCGTCGCAACCAACAAGGGCCTGATGCAGGCGACCGGACGTGGTTCCGAGTTCACGCCGATCAGCGGCGAGATGCGCCGACGTCTGTCGGAAGTGAAAGTGGCGCCGTCGCATGACAGCGAGGCTGGCGACGACATACCGGGCTATGAACCGATGAGGCCGCTCACCGCGCAAGGCCAGGCACCTGCGCCTGCTCAGGCGCCCACCCCGGTGCCGCCCCGCAATCTGCGTCCTCAGTTCTCGAGATAG
- a CDS encoding DUF2865 domain-containing protein produces the protein MRPGLRLSGAFCAAAILAFTTAMPPEPATAQGLFDFLFNAFRRPPPSYADPNARPNARDDQPEQPARRSGGGLSYCVRLCDGRHFPINYRRGAEAAEICSALCPAASTKVFSGSTIDTAVASDGRSYKDLPAAFTYRSEVVSGCTCNGKDVFGLAQIDAEKDPTLQPGDIVATSQGFVVAGRTRQSINFSPLRGEMRSKLFAVKIAPGRGTTKGRPGSIRIKAGTGQPPADENLPDRAGRIVRSVGPAPFPVGAAATDGRGRREGPDDEP, from the coding sequence TTGCGTCCAGGACTTCGCCTCTCCGGAGCTTTCTGCGCCGCGGCCATCCTCGCCTTCACAACGGCAATGCCGCCGGAGCCCGCCACCGCGCAGGGTCTTTTTGATTTTCTGTTCAATGCGTTCCGGAGGCCGCCGCCGTCCTATGCAGATCCGAATGCGCGTCCGAATGCGCGCGATGACCAACCGGAACAGCCAGCCCGCCGCTCGGGTGGGGGATTGTCCTATTGCGTGCGGCTTTGCGACGGCCGTCATTTTCCGATCAACTATCGGCGCGGCGCCGAAGCTGCTGAAATCTGCAGCGCGCTCTGCCCGGCGGCGAGCACCAAGGTCTTTTCGGGAAGCACCATCGACACCGCCGTCGCCTCCGACGGCAGATCCTACAAGGACCTTCCGGCGGCATTCACCTACCGAAGCGAGGTCGTGTCCGGCTGCACCTGCAACGGTAAGGATGTATTCGGCCTCGCGCAGATCGATGCCGAAAAGGATCCCACCTTGCAGCCGGGCGATATCGTCGCGACCTCGCAAGGCTTTGTTGTTGCCGGCCGTACGAGACAGTCGATCAATTTTTCGCCGCTCCGGGGCGAGATGCGTTCAAAGCTGTTCGCCGTCAAAATTGCCCCCGGCCGCGGCACGACCAAAGGTCGTCCCGGCAGCATTCGCATCAAGGCCGGTACCGGGCAACCGCCCGCGGATGAAAACCTGCCGGATAGGGCTGGCCGTATCGTGCGGTCGGTTGGTCCCGCGCCCTTCCCCGTCGGCGCGGCGGCGACGGACGGAAGAGGCCGGCGCGAGGGACCGGACGACGAGCCTTAG
- a CDS encoding TRAP transporter large permease subunit, producing MEVYEIIVVLFLLSFIGSLFLGYPIAWTLGGLSLLFTAGGIVLHDYFGVDTYLLNRWGNFAILVDRIFATMSNWVLVALPMFVYMGLMLDRSGVAELMMTNFVRVFREMRGGLAVTVVLIGILLAASTGIVGASVVLLATLSIPIMMRQNYSKTLASGVVAAAGTLGILIPPSIMLVIMADQLSISVGDLFMGAIVPGVMLGILYLVYVIVLGLVRPELAPPPPQHHKLTGREIVGAFLATVPTAALILAVLGSIFFGIATPTEASGVGAFGATLLALFNGRLNLKVIRQVGIETALTTAFIFGIFLGATAFALVMRSLGGDEFIGHLLKGLPFGPNGIVIFILFVAFIAGFFLDWLEIVLIILPLVAPVVKDLGFNLTWFVVVFAVTLQTSFLTPPVGFSLFYLKGVVPKDITTRHIYIGIIPFVILQVLAVAVTFLWPELVLWLPRKMYGSVG from the coding sequence ATGGAAGTCTACGAAATCATTGTCGTCCTGTTTCTTTTGTCGTTCATCGGGTCGCTGTTTCTCGGCTACCCGATTGCATGGACCCTGGGCGGGTTGTCGCTTCTGTTCACCGCCGGCGGCATTGTCCTGCACGACTATTTCGGCGTTGACACCTACCTGCTCAACCGCTGGGGCAACTTCGCGATTCTCGTCGATCGCATTTTTGCGACCATGTCGAACTGGGTGCTCGTGGCGTTGCCCATGTTCGTCTATATGGGCCTGATGCTCGACCGCTCCGGCGTCGCCGAGCTGATGATGACGAATTTCGTCCGTGTGTTTCGTGAAATGCGCGGGGGGCTTGCGGTCACCGTCGTTCTGATCGGAATTCTGCTGGCGGCTTCGACCGGCATCGTGGGCGCGTCCGTGGTTCTGCTCGCCACGCTCTCGATCCCGATCATGATGCGGCAGAATTATTCGAAGACGCTCGCCTCCGGAGTGGTCGCCGCCGCCGGCACGCTCGGCATCCTCATTCCGCCCTCGATCATGCTGGTGATCATGGCCGACCAGTTGTCGATCTCGGTCGGCGATCTGTTCATGGGCGCGATCGTTCCGGGCGTCATGCTTGGAATCCTCTATCTGGTCTATGTGATCGTCCTCGGGCTTGTCCGCCCGGAACTCGCGCCGCCGCCGCCCCAGCATCACAAGTTGACCGGGCGCGAGATTGTCGGGGCATTCCTCGCCACCGTTCCGACGGCGGCCCTGATCCTGGCGGTGCTGGGCTCGATCTTCTTCGGCATTGCGACACCGACCGAGGCGTCCGGCGTCGGCGCCTTCGGTGCCACGCTATTGGCGCTGTTCAACGGCCGGCTCAATCTGAAGGTCATCCGCCAGGTCGGCATCGAAACCGCGCTGACCACCGCTTTCATCTTCGGCATCTTCCTCGGCGCCACCGCTTTTGCGCTCGTCATGCGCTCGCTCGGCGGCGACGAGTTCATCGGTCACCTGCTCAAGGGCTTGCCGTTCGGCCCAAACGGCATCGTGATCTTCATCCTGTTCGTCGCCTTCATCGCCGGCTTTTTTCTCGACTGGCTCGAGATTGTGCTCATCATTCTGCCGCTGGTCGCCCCGGTGGTGAAGGATCTCGGCTTCAATCTGACGTGGTTCGTGGTGGTGTTCGCAGTCACGCTGCAGACCTCGTTTCTGACGCCGCCGGTCGGGTTCTCGCTGTTCTATCTCAAGGGCGTGGTGCCGAAAGACATCACCACGCGGCATATCTATATCGGCATCATTCCCTTCGTGATCCTGCAAGTGCTCGCAGTCGCCGTCACCTTCCTGTGGCCCGAGCTCGTATTGTGGCTGCCGCGGAAGATGTATGGTTCGGTCGGATGA